A genomic region of Dactylococcopsis salina PCC 8305 contains the following coding sequences:
- the pdxA gene encoding 4-hydroxythreonine-4-phosphate dehydrogenase PdxA, which yields MTQPHLTLTLGDPAGIGPEIVLKALADERLKDYCQITVIGSRSVLESTYQQLHSLTELVSPDQISIWDVPLSAKDDLKTGMGNAATGKASFAYLNTAIEQTIAGNFDGIVTSPIAKSCWQLAGHDYPGQTEVLAQATDRDQFGMLFVARSPHTGWTLRTLLATTHIPLQQVSQTLTPALMTQKLDLLIETLQENFDIKQPQIAIAGLNPHSGENGQFGTEEQDWLFSWLEQAQTTYPDVKLIGLVPPDTLWVKAGLAWFQDQSQSPIDAYLALYHDQGLIPVKLMAFDQAINTTIGLPFIRTSPDHGTAFDIAGKGIARCDSLKAAIELAAQLTGTKS from the coding sequence ATGACCCAACCTCATCTTACTCTTACTTTAGGTGATCCTGCAGGAATTGGACCCGAAATTGTCTTAAAAGCACTGGCTGATGAACGTTTAAAAGATTATTGTCAAATTACAGTAATTGGCAGTCGATCGGTGCTAGAGTCAACCTATCAACAGCTACATTCTCTCACGGAATTAGTCTCTCCTGATCAAATCTCGATTTGGGATGTTCCTTTGTCCGCCAAAGATGACCTTAAAACTGGAATGGGAAACGCCGCGACTGGAAAAGCCAGTTTTGCTTATCTCAATACCGCCATTGAACAAACCATCGCGGGAAACTTTGATGGGATTGTCACCTCACCGATTGCAAAATCCTGTTGGCAACTCGCAGGACATGATTATCCAGGACAAACAGAAGTCTTAGCACAAGCCACCGATCGAGATCAGTTTGGAATGTTATTTGTCGCTCGATCGCCCCACACGGGTTGGACATTACGCACCCTTCTCGCTACGACACACATTCCTCTCCAACAAGTCTCGCAGACGCTAACCCCTGCCTTAATGACCCAAAAGTTAGACTTACTGATCGAGACGCTCCAAGAAAATTTTGACATTAAACAGCCACAAATTGCCATTGCAGGTTTAAATCCTCACAGTGGGGAAAACGGACAATTCGGAACAGAAGAACAAGACTGGTTATTTTCTTGGTTGGAACAAGCACAAACCACCTACCCAGATGTCAAATTAATCGGTTTAGTTCCTCCCGATACCCTTTGGGTAAAAGCGGGATTAGCTTGGTTTCAAGATCAAAGCCAATCCCCGATCGATGCGTACCTTGCGTTATACCACGATCAGGGTTTAATTCCAGTCAAACTCATGGCATTTGACCAGGCAATCAACACCACCATTGGTTTACCCTTTATTCGCACCTCTCCCGACCATGGCACCGCCTTTGATATCGCAGGGAAAGGGATCGCCCGTTGCGACAGTCTCAAAGCCGCGATCGAGTTAGCCGCTCAATTAACGGGAACAAAATCATAA
- a CDS encoding thioredoxin family protein has product MVATVNENNFSQEVLHASQPTLVNFWAPWCGLCHLIMPTLTSFQQNWDQEIKLVSVNADNNFKLANTYRLKSLPTLILFDQGKVVSRIEELKGRDELSRILEQLISRPLVEGFKTRLPVMVFPPQG; this is encoded by the coding sequence ATGGTTGCTACCGTTAACGAAAATAATTTTTCTCAAGAAGTGCTTCACGCTTCACAACCCACTCTCGTTAATTTTTGGGCGCCTTGGTGCGGATTATGTCACTTAATTATGCCCACTCTAACCAGTTTTCAACAAAATTGGGATCAAGAAATTAAATTGGTGAGTGTAAATGCCGATAATAACTTTAAATTAGCGAATACTTATCGTCTGAAAAGTTTACCAACTCTGATTTTATTTGATCAAGGAAAGGTAGTCTCTCGCATTGAAGAATTAAAAGGACGAGATGAATTATCTCGCATTCTGGAACAGTTAATCAGTCGCCCACTCGTGGAGGGATTCAAAACACGCTTGCCAGTAATGGTTTTTCCACCCCAGGGGTGA
- the bchB gene encoding ferredoxin:protochlorophyllide reductase (ATP-dependent) subunit B: protein MKLAYWMYAGPAHIGTLRIASSFKNVHAIMHAPLGDDYFNVMRSMLERDRNFTPVTTSVVDRNVLARGSQEKVVDNITRKDAEIHPDLTILTPTCTSSILQEDLENFVQRAQLDSEGDVMLADVNHYRVNELQAADKTLAQVVKFYLQKAQKKGDIATEKTAKPSVNILGPTTLGFHNQHDLTELKRLMADLGIEINQIVPQGASVHELKTLPQAWFNLVPYREVGPMAAHYLEETFGIPSVEVTPMGIVETARCIRSIQKILNDQGATVDYEEYIDNQTRFVSQAAWFSRSIDCQNLTGKKAVVFGDNTHAIAMTKILAREMGIRVVLAGTYCTYDADWFKEQVNDYCDEVLISEDNGAIGDAIARLEPAAIFGTQMERHVGKRINIPCGVIAAPIHIQDFPVGYRPFFGYEGANQVVDLVYNSFTLGMEDHLLEIFGGHDTKEVITKTVSADSDLNWTKEGLAELNKVPGFVRGKVKRNTEKYARENNIENITAEVMYSAKEAVGA, encoded by the coding sequence ATGAAACTAGCTTATTGGATGTACGCGGGTCCGGCTCATATTGGGACACTCCGCATTGCTAGCTCGTTTAAAAATGTTCATGCAATTATGCACGCTCCTTTAGGAGATGACTACTTTAATGTGATGCGATCGATGCTGGAGCGCGATCGCAACTTTACCCCCGTTACAACCAGCGTAGTCGATCGCAACGTTCTTGCACGAGGATCACAGGAAAAAGTTGTAGATAATATCACCCGTAAGGATGCAGAAATTCACCCTGATTTAACGATTTTGACTCCCACCTGTACCTCTAGCATTCTCCAAGAAGACTTAGAAAACTTTGTCCAACGCGCACAACTGGATAGTGAAGGGGATGTCATGCTTGCGGATGTCAATCATTATCGGGTGAATGAACTCCAAGCCGCCGATAAAACCCTCGCCCAAGTCGTAAAATTCTACTTGCAAAAAGCACAGAAAAAAGGTGATATTGCCACAGAAAAAACCGCAAAGCCTTCTGTGAATATTCTCGGACCGACAACGTTAGGGTTTCATAACCAACATGATCTCACCGAATTAAAGCGGTTAATGGCAGATTTAGGGATTGAAATTAACCAAATTGTTCCCCAAGGTGCGTCCGTCCATGAATTGAAAACCCTTCCCCAAGCATGGTTTAATTTAGTTCCCTATCGGGAAGTGGGACCAATGGCGGCACATTATCTAGAAGAAACCTTTGGTATCCCTTCAGTGGAAGTGACTCCGATGGGAATCGTGGAAACCGCGCGTTGTATTCGTAGCATCCAAAAGATTTTAAATGATCAGGGTGCGACAGTGGATTATGAAGAGTACATTGATAATCAGACACGGTTTGTTTCTCAAGCCGCTTGGTTCTCCCGCTCGATCGACTGCCAAAACCTAACGGGGAAAAAAGCAGTGGTTTTTGGGGATAACACCCACGCGATCGCCATGACCAAGATTTTAGCACGAGAAATGGGCATCCGTGTCGTTTTAGCGGGAACTTACTGCACCTATGATGCAGACTGGTTTAAAGAGCAAGTTAACGATTATTGTGACGAAGTTTTAATCAGTGAGGATAACGGCGCCATTGGCGACGCGATCGCGCGGTTAGAACCCGCCGCCATTTTCGGAACACAAATGGAACGTCACGTCGGGAAACGCATCAACATTCCCTGTGGTGTTATTGCCGCCCCAATTCACATCCAAGACTTCCCCGTTGGCTACCGTCCTTTCTTCGGTTATGAAGGAGCAAACCAAGTGGTTGATTTAGTTTATAACTCCTTCACTTTAGGCATGGAAGATCATCTCTTAGAAATCTTCGGCGGACACGACACCAAAGAAGTGATTACCAAAACCGTTTCTGCTGATTCCGACTTAAACTGGACAAAAGAAGGATTAGCAGAATTAAATAAAGTCCCTGGTTTTGTGCGTGGTAAAGTAAAGCGAAACACCGAAAAATATGCACGGGAAAATAACATTGAGAACATTACAGCAGAAGTAATGTATTCCGCCAAAGAAGCCGTCGGCGCGTAA
- a CDS encoding globin domain-containing protein codes for MDQKTIDTVKSTAPLVKEKGNQITERMYEIAFNERPEYRRFFENTHMKSPEEGRKQANKLAASVYAYASHIDELEKISGAVESIAKAHVNTRVIAEQYPVIGECLLTAMKEVLGEETATPEVMAAWTEAYNRLADIFIQREKEIYHEQEKEIEAKFAQG; via the coding sequence ATGGATCAAAAAACGATCGATACCGTTAAATCTACCGCCCCCTTAGTAAAAGAAAAAGGCAACCAAATCACCGAAAGAATGTATGAAATTGCCTTTAACGAGCGCCCAGAATACCGTAGGTTTTTTGAAAATACACACATGAAAAGTCCCGAAGAAGGACGCAAACAAGCGAACAAACTAGCCGCTTCTGTTTATGCTTATGCCAGTCACATTGATGAATTAGAAAAAATCAGTGGTGCAGTAGAAAGCATTGCTAAAGCTCATGTTAACACTCGCGTGATTGCGGAACAATATCCTGTCATTGGGGAATGTTTATTAACCGCAATGAAAGAAGTATTAGGAGAAGAAACCGCAACTCCTGAAGTAATGGCAGCATGGACAGAGGCTTATAATCGTTTAGCCGATATCTTTATTCAGAGAGAAAAAGAAATTTATCACGAACAAGAAAAAGAGATTGAGGCAAAATTTGCTCAAGGTTAA
- a CDS encoding tetratricopeptide repeat protein produces MNTLTKRNNMSSSPDQSKRKTWILIVIGIIVVAFVGVSVLPFINSGGNEPQQANNPTSSPEVQQQQEDLDAQARGYEAVLEKEPENESALQGLIEVRIQQGDIEGALIPLEKLADLNPEQEAYRILLAQAKQQTGDLEGASDAYRFILDEKPGDTQALQGLVDLLLQQNRPEAAISELRNTLETAENKETEIDTTGVKLLLAQVYGRTEKFDGAIELYREVANNNPADFRPVLGQALVQQRKGNEEAAKPLYEKAFNLAPAQFKDQIKQMTPLLTDENTAPESENTEE; encoded by the coding sequence ATGAACACTCTCACCAAAAGAAATAATATGAGTTCTTCCCCTGATCAATCCAAAAGAAAAACTTGGATATTAATCGTCATTGGTATCATTGTTGTCGCCTTTGTTGGTGTTTCCGTACTTCCCTTTATTAATAGTGGTGGAAACGAACCACAACAAGCTAATAATCCTACCTCTTCTCCCGAAGTTCAACAGCAACAAGAAGACTTAGACGCTCAAGCAAGAGGCTACGAAGCTGTCTTAGAAAAAGAACCCGAAAACGAAAGCGCTTTACAAGGATTAATTGAAGTTCGGATTCAACAAGGGGACATTGAAGGAGCATTAATTCCCTTAGAAAAACTGGCGGATTTAAATCCTGAACAAGAGGCTTATCGCATTCTTTTAGCACAAGCGAAACAGCAAACTGGAGACTTAGAAGGAGCATCCGATGCTTATCGTTTCATCTTAGATGAAAAACCAGGTGATACTCAGGCCTTACAAGGGCTCGTGGATTTATTATTACAACAAAATCGCCCCGAAGCTGCGATCAGTGAGTTAAGAAATACTCTCGAAACCGCCGAAAATAAAGAAACAGAAATTGATACCACAGGCGTTAAATTATTATTAGCGCAAGTCTATGGTCGAACCGAAAAATTTGACGGCGCGATCGAACTTTATCGCGAAGTTGCTAACAATAATCCTGCTGATTTTCGTCCTGTTTTAGGACAAGCATTAGTACAACAAAGAAAAGGTAACGAAGAAGCCGCGAAACCTTTATACGAGAAAGCCTTTAACTTAGCACCCGCACAATTTAAAGACCAAATTAAACAAATGACTCCCCTTCTCACCGATGAAAATACAGCCCCAGAATCAGAAAACACTGAGGAATAA
- a CDS encoding sll1863 family stress response protein encodes MSEPNSKGEMEQKLAEMGSKIDELKGKASQASEERKAELDQQINQLQEKKEALQQRLNDLQEATGEAWDEVKSGFQSAWDELNQAFEKAKDQFK; translated from the coding sequence ATGTCAGAACCAAATTCTAAAGGCGAAATGGAACAAAAACTCGCAGAAATGGGGTCAAAAATTGATGAGTTAAAAGGAAAAGCATCCCAAGCTAGTGAGGAAAGAAAAGCAGAATTAGACCAACAAATTAACCAGCTTCAGGAAAAAAAAGAGGCGCTACAACAGCGACTCAATGATTTACAAGAAGCAACTGGTGAGGCATGGGATGAGGTTAAGTCCGGTTTTCAATCTGCTTGGGATGAGTTAAATCAGGCGTTTGAAAAGGCAAAAGATCAGTTTAAATAG
- the cobN gene encoding cobaltochelatase subunit CobN has product MHRIAATPGGWNPDTEGVVFIEQTPAPIIILTAADTDIQMLATAVNQLPSDFPEVRVANILNLQQELSIDTYADTVLSQAKVIILRLLGGRAYWSYGLEVVKEIAAENDILLFILPGDDRPDPTLISHSTVSLSLVNKLWHYFIEGGIENCRHSLQFVADLGCGKNYQPPQVKSVPRVGIYSSPFLPKTETTQGNIAILFYRAHYLAGNTAPIDLLCEKVAQKNLSPLPIFVSALSQEEIQAEVLEYCQNVELILNTTSFSLAKFGDEQQSSFWQQLGVPVLQVILSGGTKQQWEDGMQGLSPRDVAMNIALPEVDGRIITRAISFKSSQQWNQQLETDVVGYEPVIDRATFVVNLAQNWVNLSQTPNSEKKVALILANYPNKDGRIANGVGLDTPESCVKILQALQADGYTISSLPQTGDELIQWLTEGITNDSEGWSYRTVKQALSLATYQDYFATLPEKVQSEITQRWGEIKTKTFPIPGIQLGNIFVGIQPSRGYDLDPTLNYHSPDLEPTPNYLAFYFWLRYQFQTQAIIHVGKHGNLEWLPGKSISLSNTCYPEITLASLPHFYPFIVNDPGEGSQAKRRAHGVILDHLTPPLTRAELYGKLQQLEGLIDEYYEAQTLDPSRLPLIADKITDLVTSENLHQDLGMAEFDRNRISEFLTLADGYLCELKEAQIRDGLHIFGQCPQARQLRDLILSIARSPGNNHLGITRSIAQSYHLNFDPLTDDYSLPFSLPKTHASLPETLKENLSHCRLIGDAVEAIEIAAAKLIEDHILENKSFSSLPSPLQKELTWIQNHLLPNLQLTPEEIKHLLQGLNGKYVSPGASGAPTRGRPDVLPTGRNFYSVDIRGIPTETAWDVGRKAAEMLIERYTQDNGEYPQSLAISVWGTSTMRTGGDDIAQAFALMGVKPIWDGISRRVVDFEIIPLSVLQRPRVDVTLRISGFFRDGFPNLINLFNQVTETVSNLEENSQDNPLAKQVQTETKYWQEQGLSLEEANARSRYRIFGSKPGAYGAGLQGLIEAQNWQTDEDLARAYINWSSYAYTEKGIGKAAPEALTQRLENLQVVLHNQDNREHDLLDSDDYYQFQGGLTAAIRSITGKNPQTYFGDNSLMEKPKVRQLSEEITRVYRSRVVNPKWMEGVMRHGYKGAFEMAATVDYLFAYDATAQCVEDYMYEGIANAYLFDETVQTFLQNKNPWTMRDIAERLLEANQRGMWNNAPTQMLAELRTIVHQAEAVVEEKM; this is encoded by the coding sequence ATGCACCGTATCGCAGCCACCCCTGGCGGTTGGAATCCCGACACCGAAGGCGTTGTTTTTATTGAACAAACCCCAGCCCCAATTATTATTTTAACCGCAGCCGATACCGATATTCAAATGTTAGCAACCGCCGTCAATCAGCTTCCTTCTGATTTTCCAGAAGTGCGAGTTGCAAACATCTTAAACCTACAACAAGAATTGAGCATCGACACCTATGCTGATACTGTTTTAAGTCAAGCTAAAGTCATTATTTTACGCCTATTGGGAGGACGTGCTTATTGGTCTTATGGTCTAGAAGTGGTTAAGGAAATCGCAGCAGAAAACGACATCTTATTATTTATTTTACCAGGAGACGATCGCCCTGACCCCACATTAATCAGTCACTCCACTGTTTCCCTTTCTCTCGTCAACAAACTTTGGCATTATTTCATCGAAGGAGGAATCGAAAATTGTCGTCATAGTTTACAGTTTGTTGCTGATTTAGGTTGTGGAAAAAACTATCAACCTCCTCAAGTGAAATCTGTTCCTCGCGTTGGCATCTATTCCTCTCCTTTTCTTCCCAAAACAGAAACCACTCAAGGAAACATTGCGATTCTTTTTTACCGCGCTCATTATTTAGCTGGAAACACCGCACCCATTGACTTGTTATGTGAGAAAGTCGCACAGAAAAACTTATCTCCTCTTCCCATTTTTGTCTCCGCTTTGAGTCAAGAAGAGATACAAGCTGAGGTTTTAGAATACTGTCAAAATGTAGAACTGATTTTGAATACAACCAGCTTCTCTTTAGCGAAGTTTGGGGACGAACAGCAAAGCAGTTTTTGGCAACAGTTAGGTGTTCCCGTTTTACAAGTTATTTTAAGCGGGGGAACAAAACAACAATGGGAGGATGGAATGCAAGGCTTAAGCCCTCGTGATGTTGCCATGAATATTGCCCTTCCTGAAGTCGATGGACGCATTATTACTCGTGCGATTTCCTTTAAATCATCTCAACAGTGGAATCAACAATTAGAAACCGATGTTGTTGGATATGAACCAGTGATCGATCGCGCGACTTTTGTCGTTAATCTCGCTCAAAATTGGGTCAATCTTTCTCAAACTCCCAACTCCGAAAAAAAAGTCGCCTTAATTCTTGCCAACTATCCCAACAAAGACGGTCGAATTGCTAACGGAGTCGGTTTAGATACCCCCGAAAGTTGTGTCAAAATCTTACAAGCCTTACAAGCAGATGGTTATACAATTTCCTCCCTTCCTCAAACAGGAGATGAGTTAATTCAATGGTTAACTGAAGGCATTACCAACGACTCAGAAGGATGGTCTTATCGTACTGTTAAACAAGCTCTTTCTCTAGCAACGTATCAAGATTATTTCGCCACCCTTCCTGAGAAAGTCCAATCAGAAATTACGCAACGTTGGGGAGAAATCAAAACAAAAACTTTCCCCATCCCAGGGATACAACTGGGGAATATTTTTGTCGGAATACAGCCCTCTAGAGGATACGATCTCGACCCCACCTTAAACTATCATTCCCCAGATTTAGAACCCACTCCCAACTATCTCGCCTTCTATTTTTGGTTACGATATCAATTCCAAACCCAAGCCATTATTCATGTCGGAAAACATGGCAACTTAGAATGGTTGCCTGGTAAAAGTATTAGTCTCAGCAACACTTGTTATCCCGAAATTACTCTCGCTTCCCTTCCTCATTTTTATCCCTTCATTGTTAATGATCCAGGAGAAGGATCACAAGCCAAACGTCGCGCTCATGGGGTAATTTTAGATCACTTAACTCCTCCGCTCACTCGTGCCGAATTATATGGAAAATTGCAACAATTAGAAGGCTTGATTGATGAATATTATGAAGCACAAACGCTCGACCCTTCTCGTCTTCCTTTAATCGCTGATAAAATTACCGATTTAGTCACCTCCGAAAACCTCCATCAGGATTTAGGAATGGCTGAATTTGATCGAAACCGCATCAGTGAATTTCTCACCCTCGCTGACGGTTATCTTTGTGAATTAAAAGAAGCACAAATTCGAGATGGATTACATATCTTTGGACAATGTCCTCAAGCCAGACAATTACGAGATTTAATTCTCTCCATCGCTCGTTCTCCTGGGAACAATCATCTAGGAATCACTCGATCGATTGCTCAATCCTATCATCTCAATTTCGATCCACTAACTGACGACTATTCCCTCCCCTTTTCTCTTCCTAAAACTCACGCTTCCCTTCCCGAAACCTTAAAGGAAAACTTATCTCACTGTCGCCTTATTGGTGATGCTGTAGAAGCCATAGAAATCGCGGCCGCCAAACTCATTGAAGATCATATTCTTGAAAATAAATCTTTCTCTTCTCTCCCTTCTCCCCTCCAAAAAGAATTAACTTGGATACAAAACCATCTTCTTCCCAACCTCCAACTGACTCCTGAAGAAATTAAACATTTATTACAAGGATTAAACGGAAAATATGTCTCTCCAGGCGCTTCTGGTGCGCCAACGAGAGGACGACCTGATGTTTTACCCACAGGACGTAATTTTTATTCTGTAGATATTCGAGGAATTCCCACCGAAACTGCTTGGGATGTGGGAAGAAAAGCAGCAGAAATGTTGATTGAACGCTACACCCAAGACAATGGAGAATATCCCCAATCTTTAGCGATTTCTGTATGGGGAACATCTACCATGCGAACGGGTGGTGATGATATTGCTCAGGCGTTTGCTCTCATGGGAGTAAAACCAATTTGGGATGGCATTTCTCGCCGCGTTGTTGACTTTGAAATTATCCCTTTATCCGTCTTACAACGTCCTCGGGTTGATGTTACTTTACGCATCTCAGGCTTTTTTAGAGATGGGTTTCCCAACCTCATTAATTTATTCAATCAGGTGACAGAAACGGTTTCCAATTTAGAGGAAAATTCCCAAGATAATCCCCTCGCAAAACAAGTTCAAACTGAAACAAAATATTGGCAAGAACAAGGGTTAAGCCTAGAAGAAGCAAACGCTCGATCGCGCTATCGAATTTTTGGCTCGAAACCTGGCGCTTATGGAGCAGGTTTACAAGGTTTAATTGAAGCGCAAAATTGGCAAACCGATGAAGATTTAGCTCGTGCTTATATCAACTGGAGTAGTTACGCTTACACCGAAAAAGGTATCGGAAAAGCAGCACCAGAAGCCTTGACTCAACGCTTAGAAAACTTACAGGTTGTTCTCCACAATCAAGACAACCGAGAACATGATTTATTAGACTCTGATGACTACTATCAATTCCAAGGTGGATTAACCGCCGCCATTCGTTCGATTACAGGGAAAAATCCTCAGACTTACTTCGGAGATAATTCCCTGATGGAAAAACCAAAAGTCAGACAATTAAGTGAGGAAATTACTCGCGTTTATCGCTCTCGTGTTGTTAATCCTAAATGGATGGAAGGGGTAATGCGTCATGGCTATAAAGGAGCGTTTGAAATGGCGGCAACTGTTGATTATTTATTTGCTTATGATGCTACCGCTCAATGTGTAGAAGATTATATGTATGAAGGCATCGCTAACGCCTATTTATTTGATGAAACGGTTCAGACTTTTTTGCAGAATAAAAATCCTTGGACGATGCGAGATATTGCAGAAAGATTGTTAGAAGCAAATCAACGCGGAATGTGGAATAATGCACCCACCCAAATGTTGGCAGAATTAAGAACGATTGTTCATCAAGCAGAAGCGGTGGTTGAGGAAAAAATGTAG
- a CDS encoding sugar transferase, whose amino-acid sequence MTAQSQLISVKVLRGAIKRKVDPLLVRQKKDKSIALVAQDGEILKRLFDIAFSSVVLVIGSPLYLLLAILIKISSPGPIFYIQERIGKNYKAFRCIKFRTMVKNADALMERLLLEYPELEQEYQENFKLKEDPRVTPIGKFLRYTSLDELPQFWNVLKGDMSVVGPRPLVPEELYKYGRHIGKILTIRPGITGLWQVSGRNDIPYERRVNMDVYYVNFRNWLLDLWVIIKTIGVMLLPQDNGGY is encoded by the coding sequence ATGACTGCTCAAAGCCAACTTATCTCCGTTAAGGTGTTACGAGGCGCAATCAAACGTAAAGTTGACCCCTTACTGGTTCGTCAAAAAAAAGACAAAAGCATTGCCCTTGTTGCCCAAGATGGAGAAATACTCAAAAGACTATTTGACATTGCCTTCTCCAGCGTGGTGCTAGTAATAGGTTCGCCCTTATACTTACTTCTAGCAATTCTGATCAAAATCAGTTCACCAGGTCCAATTTTTTATATTCAAGAACGGATCGGCAAAAATTATAAAGCATTCCGTTGTATAAAATTTAGAACCATGGTCAAAAACGCAGATGCGCTAATGGAGCGTCTGTTGCTAGAGTATCCCGAATTAGAACAAGAATATCAAGAAAACTTCAAACTGAAAGAAGACCCGCGAGTGACTCCCATCGGGAAATTTCTTCGCTATACCAGCTTAGATGAACTCCCTCAGTTTTGGAACGTCTTAAAAGGAGACATGAGCGTTGTCGGTCCCCGTCCTCTCGTGCCAGAGGAACTGTATAAATATGGTCGTCATATTGGTAAGATTTTAACCATCAGACCAGGCATTACAGGATTATGGCAAGTTTCAGGACGAAATGACATTCCTTATGAAAGACGAGTGAACATGGATGTTTATTATGTCAACTTTCGGAACTGGTTACTGGACCTTTGGGTCATCATAAAAACCATTGGGGTAATGCTCCTCCCTCAAGATAACGGGGGATACTAA
- the gmd gene encoding GDP-mannose 4,6-dehydratase, protein MTESKTALITGITGQDGSYLSELLLEKGYEVHGIIRRTSTFNTDRIDHIYVDPHQEEARLFLHYGDLTDGTTLRRLLEAVKPIEIYNLGAQSHVRVSFDSPEYTVDTVAMGTLRLLEAIRDYQHRTGIQVRFYQAGSSEMFGKVQEIPQKETTPFYPRSPYACAKVYAHWQTVNYRESYDLFACNGILFNHESPRRGETFVTRKITRAISRILAGQQKFLYMGNLDAKRDWGYAKDYIEAMWLMLQQDQPEDYVVATGETHSVREFLELAFSYVNLNWEDYVRFDERYLRPAEVELLIGDPAKTKEKLGWQPSVNFEELVQLMVDADLEALGLTPPATKNGKLIQDNAYIRQNVGSMSY, encoded by the coding sequence ATGACCGAAAGCAAAACGGCGTTAATTACTGGAATTACAGGTCAAGATGGCTCTTACCTAAGTGAATTGTTGCTGGAAAAAGGCTATGAAGTGCATGGAATTATCCGTCGCACTTCCACCTTTAATACTGACCGCATTGATCACATTTATGTTGATCCTCATCAAGAAGAAGCCAGACTATTTCTGCATTATGGGGATTTAACCGATGGCACAACTCTACGGCGGTTATTAGAAGCAGTGAAACCCATTGAGATTTATAATCTGGGAGCGCAGTCTCATGTCCGCGTGAGTTTTGACTCCCCAGAATATACGGTTGATACCGTAGCAATGGGAACATTACGCTTATTAGAAGCTATCCGCGACTATCAACATCGCACTGGGATTCAAGTCAGATTCTATCAAGCCGGTTCATCGGAAATGTTTGGGAAAGTGCAGGAAATCCCCCAAAAGGAAACTACCCCGTTTTATCCTCGCAGCCCCTACGCTTGCGCGAAAGTGTATGCTCATTGGCAAACCGTGAACTATCGAGAATCTTATGATTTGTTTGCCTGTAATGGCATTTTGTTCAACCATGAAAGTCCTCGACGTGGCGAAACCTTTGTTACTCGCAAAATTACCCGCGCTATCTCACGGATTTTAGCAGGACAACAAAAGTTCCTGTATATGGGGAATTTGGATGCTAAACGCGATTGGGGATACGCTAAAGATTACATTGAAGCCATGTGGTTGATGTTGCAACAAGACCAACCCGAGGATTATGTGGTCGCCACTGGCGAAACTCATTCGGTGCGGGAATTTCTCGAACTTGCCTTTAGTTATGTGAATCTCAACTGGGAAGATTATGTCCGCTTTGATGAACGCTATTTGCGTCCAGCAGAAGTGGAATTATTAATCGGTGATCCCGCAAAAACGAAAGAAAAATTGGGTTGGCAACCTTCTGTTAATTTTGAAGAGCTAGTTCAATTGATGGTAGATGCTGATTTAGAGGCTTTAGGCTTAACGCCGCCAGCCACTAAAAATGGCAAATTAATTCAGGATAACGCTTATATCCGTCAAAATGTGGGTTCAATGTCTTATTAA